The Solea senegalensis isolate Sse05_10M linkage group LG4, IFAPA_SoseM_1, whole genome shotgun sequence genome includes a region encoding these proteins:
- the ccdc66 gene encoding coiled-coil domain-containing protein 66 isoform X2, producing MNLGDGLLFEFENGKPKLIVLSHGVEKNPAKLLFRPRAANNILSSRQLSSCLEEVQGVERPTQQQLGRCKEARSKTVGTAASSLSNTSTTNERSTPLTSSKTHGHHNGAGIKAVTKVNSHRHKQGSTVGSLRASGKTAKPQNGGARAGGKGHKDKLAGGDAGQKDSVVVLTNEQLQQILNTVQTSSTGQPPPEEHNMQGSGSGDRKQCSQSGTSLNEGGGGGGGEMKEEDRGGGKVLNRLEGDGGVINTTGTSQDKDNRLSGCFFSWLEGRQSDSRLATDTKKAQWRRELDEQVALKQQQQQQRFIPDRPQTGEDRESVLSHHSSTKHREQPAAIRSSLKLGDITPVEEVMSVDRREEQRRCWLEELDRQREETAERRRREKLLQSQTEDHDLWTTHFDSLQRRPPVHTTAPPSAPPPAPSIGSERGEWEPSSSLSLVWDATSSCGAESVDLTNRFPSRASYLRTMTALLDPAQIEERERKRLKQLEQQRAIEAQVEERRQQREREQMRRREEEDRDARRVAAEREMLQRQYKLESQKVRDTEPPSQQAEEPKKVHNQMLEPNIPSHLEQSVSSSLPPYRDTAVQTDAPSVPVTDAQRVQTPDVSAQYQAPVTPPNSRNPAVRTGKENICLPEEGGGGGDPYEAFARTERNKRDKRRPEWNTQKPSRRFVPASERYPAALQRNRQESRLKRQAELLALQERTCLSRTEPPPQHQDPRLCSNFTKAGAGLNKEETVSRGQNISTVINNERHRMQSRQAPNPLPPLVQEFVPYIRTDEIILDPLESADNPPPHTYTDAAPLSSASPPASSHRGSLLQPEQLCKTHTQRQQEILRGLAQLRQGLLQKQRELETDLNPLLKRHDNKL from the exons ATGAATCTCGG AGACGGCCTgttgtttgaatttgaaaatggaAAACCCAAGTTGATTGTCCTCAGTCATG GTGTTGAAAAGAATCCAGCAAAG CTGCTCTTCAGGCCCAGAGCAGCTAATAACATCCTGAGCTCCAGGCAGCTCTCTTCTTGTCTGGAGGAGGTGCAGGGAGTGGAGCGTCCAACCCAGCAGCAGCTTGGGAGATGCAAAGAGGCCAGGAGCAAGACAGTAGGGACAGCGGCCTCCTCTTTGTCCAACACCAGCACCACTAATGAGAGGAGCACTCCTTTGACATCATCCAAGACACATGGACATCACAATGGGGCTGGCATCAAAGCAGTGACCAAG gtgaactcacacagacacaaacaaggcTCCACGGTTGGATCCTTGAGGGCCAGCGGGAAAACAGCAAAGCCTCAGAACGGTGGGGCGCGAGCTGGTGGAAAGGGACATAAGGATAAACTGGCTGGTGGGGATGCAGGACAGAAGGACAGTGTGGTGGTTCTGACAAATGAGCAACTACAGCAGATCCTCAACACCGTCCAGACGTCAAGCACTGGCCAACCACCACCAGAGGAGCACAACATGCAGGGTAGTGGCAGTGGTGATCGCAAACAGT GCTCACAATCTGGCACCTCACTGAatgaagggggaggaggaggaggaggggagatgaaggaggaagacagaggaggagggaaagtaCTGAACAGGTTAGAAGGTGATGGAGGAGTAATTAATACAACTGGAACATCTCAGGACAAAGACAACAG GTTGTCTGGGTGTTTCTTCAGCTGGCTGGAGGGGCGACAATCAGACAGCAGATTAGCCACTGATACCAAGAAAGCTCAGTGGAGGAGAGAACTTG ATGAGCAGGTCGcactgaaacagcagcagcagcagcagcgtttcaTTCCTGACAGACCTCAG ACTGGGGAAGACAGAGAAAGTGTGTTATCGCATCACAGCTCCaccaaacacagagaacagCCTGCAGCCATCAGATCCAGCCTCAAACTCGGG GACATCACACCAGTGGAGGAAGTGATGAGTGTTGACAGGAGAGAGGAGCAAAGGAGATGTTGGCTTGAGGagctggacagacagagagaggaaacgGCTGAACGCAGGAGACGAGAGAAACTGCTCCAGAGCCAG acagAAGACCATGACCTCTGGACTACACACTTTGACTCGCTGCAGAGGCGGCCTCCTGTCCACACCACAGctcctccatcagctccacctccagctccatcCATTGGATCTGAGCGAGGGGAGTGGGAGCCTTCATCCAGCCTGTCCTTAGTCTGGGACGCCACAAGCAGCTGTGGAGCAGAGAGTGTGGATCTGACCAACAGGTTCCCGAGTAGAGCCAG ctACCTGAGGACCATGACTGCCCTTTTGGACCCCGCCCAGatagaggaaagagagaggaagaggctcAAACAGCTCGAGCAGCAG CGAGCAATTGAAGCCCAGGTGGAGGAGCGCcggcagcagagggagagagagcagatgaggaggagagaggaggaggacagggatGCAAGGAGGGTGGCTGCGGAGAGGGAGATGCTACAGAGACAGTACAAGTTGGAGAGTCAGAAGGTCAGAGATACT GAGCCACCGAGTCAGCAGGCTGAGGAGCCAAAGAAAGTTCACAATCAGATGCTGGAACCCAACA ttCCCAGTCATTTGGAGCAGAGTGTTAGCAGTTCACTGCCCCCATACAGAGACACTGCTGTACAGACAG ATGCTCCTTCTGTCCCAGTCACAGACGCACAGAGGGTTCAGACTCCTGACGTCTCTGCACAGTACCAGGCACCTGTTACTCCTCCAAACAGCAGGAACCCTGCAGTGAGGACAGGCAAGGAGAACATCTGTTTGccagaagaaggaggaggaggaggggaccCATATGAAGCATTTGCACGGACAGAGAGGAACAAGAGGGACAAGAGGAGGCCAGAGTGGAACACACAGAA GCCCAGCCGTCGCTTCGTTCCCGCCTCGGAGCGTTACCCAGCTGCTCTGCAGAGGAACAGACAGGAGAGTCGACTGAAGAGGCAGGCCGAGCTCCTTGCCCTGCAGGAGAGGACGTGTCTGTCCAGGACAGAACCTCCTCCTCAGCACCAGGATCCTCGTCTCTGCTCCAACTTCACGAAGGCTGGAGCTGGACTTAACAAG gaGGAGACTGTTTCCAGAGGACAGAACATCTCTACTGTCATCAATAATGAAAG ACACAGGATGCAGAGTCGGCAGGCCCCCAACCCTCTTCCTCCACTGGTCCAGGAGTTTGTTCCTTACATCCGAACTGATGAAATCATCCTGGACCCACTGGAGTCTGCTGATAATcccccaccacacacatacacag ATGCTGCTCCTCTGAGCTCAGCGTCTCCTCCTGCCTCCTCACACCGGGGCTCTCTCCTCCAGCCTGAGCAGCtttgtaagacacacacacagcggcagCAGGAGATCCTCAGAGGCCTGGCTCAGCTACGACAG ggtTTATTACAAAAGCAGAGAGAGTTGGAGACGGACCTGAACCCTCTATTGAAGCGCCATGACAACAAGCTCTAA
- the ccdc66 gene encoding coiled-coil domain-containing protein 66 isoform X1, which yields MNLGDGLLFEFENGKPKLIVLSHGVEKNPAKQLLFRPRAANNILSSRQLSSCLEEVQGVERPTQQQLGRCKEARSKTVGTAASSLSNTSTTNERSTPLTSSKTHGHHNGAGIKAVTKVNSHRHKQGSTVGSLRASGKTAKPQNGGARAGGKGHKDKLAGGDAGQKDSVVVLTNEQLQQILNTVQTSSTGQPPPEEHNMQGSGSGDRKQCSQSGTSLNEGGGGGGGEMKEEDRGGGKVLNRLEGDGGVINTTGTSQDKDNRLSGCFFSWLEGRQSDSRLATDTKKAQWRRELDEQVALKQQQQQQRFIPDRPQTGEDRESVLSHHSSTKHREQPAAIRSSLKLGDITPVEEVMSVDRREEQRRCWLEELDRQREETAERRRREKLLQSQTEDHDLWTTHFDSLQRRPPVHTTAPPSAPPPAPSIGSERGEWEPSSSLSLVWDATSSCGAESVDLTNRFPSRASYLRTMTALLDPAQIEERERKRLKQLEQQRAIEAQVEERRQQREREQMRRREEEDRDARRVAAEREMLQRQYKLESQKVRDTEPPSQQAEEPKKVHNQMLEPNIPSHLEQSVSSSLPPYRDTAVQTDAPSVPVTDAQRVQTPDVSAQYQAPVTPPNSRNPAVRTGKENICLPEEGGGGGDPYEAFARTERNKRDKRRPEWNTQKPSRRFVPASERYPAALQRNRQESRLKRQAELLALQERTCLSRTEPPPQHQDPRLCSNFTKAGAGLNKEETVSRGQNISTVINNERHRMQSRQAPNPLPPLVQEFVPYIRTDEIILDPLESADNPPPHTYTDAAPLSSASPPASSHRGSLLQPEQLCKTHTQRQQEILRGLAQLRQGLLQKQRELETDLNPLLKRHDNKL from the exons ATGAATCTCGG AGACGGCCTgttgtttgaatttgaaaatggaAAACCCAAGTTGATTGTCCTCAGTCATG GTGTTGAAAAGAATCCAGCAAAG CAGCTGCTCTTCAGGCCCAGAGCAGCTAATAACATCCTGAGCTCCAGGCAGCTCTCTTCTTGTCTGGAGGAGGTGCAGGGAGTGGAGCGTCCAACCCAGCAGCAGCTTGGGAGATGCAAAGAGGCCAGGAGCAAGACAGTAGGGACAGCGGCCTCCTCTTTGTCCAACACCAGCACCACTAATGAGAGGAGCACTCCTTTGACATCATCCAAGACACATGGACATCACAATGGGGCTGGCATCAAAGCAGTGACCAAG gtgaactcacacagacacaaacaaggcTCCACGGTTGGATCCTTGAGGGCCAGCGGGAAAACAGCAAAGCCTCAGAACGGTGGGGCGCGAGCTGGTGGAAAGGGACATAAGGATAAACTGGCTGGTGGGGATGCAGGACAGAAGGACAGTGTGGTGGTTCTGACAAATGAGCAACTACAGCAGATCCTCAACACCGTCCAGACGTCAAGCACTGGCCAACCACCACCAGAGGAGCACAACATGCAGGGTAGTGGCAGTGGTGATCGCAAACAGT GCTCACAATCTGGCACCTCACTGAatgaagggggaggaggaggaggaggggagatgaaggaggaagacagaggaggagggaaagtaCTGAACAGGTTAGAAGGTGATGGAGGAGTAATTAATACAACTGGAACATCTCAGGACAAAGACAACAG GTTGTCTGGGTGTTTCTTCAGCTGGCTGGAGGGGCGACAATCAGACAGCAGATTAGCCACTGATACCAAGAAAGCTCAGTGGAGGAGAGAACTTG ATGAGCAGGTCGcactgaaacagcagcagcagcagcagcgtttcaTTCCTGACAGACCTCAG ACTGGGGAAGACAGAGAAAGTGTGTTATCGCATCACAGCTCCaccaaacacagagaacagCCTGCAGCCATCAGATCCAGCCTCAAACTCGGG GACATCACACCAGTGGAGGAAGTGATGAGTGTTGACAGGAGAGAGGAGCAAAGGAGATGTTGGCTTGAGGagctggacagacagagagaggaaacgGCTGAACGCAGGAGACGAGAGAAACTGCTCCAGAGCCAG acagAAGACCATGACCTCTGGACTACACACTTTGACTCGCTGCAGAGGCGGCCTCCTGTCCACACCACAGctcctccatcagctccacctccagctccatcCATTGGATCTGAGCGAGGGGAGTGGGAGCCTTCATCCAGCCTGTCCTTAGTCTGGGACGCCACAAGCAGCTGTGGAGCAGAGAGTGTGGATCTGACCAACAGGTTCCCGAGTAGAGCCAG ctACCTGAGGACCATGACTGCCCTTTTGGACCCCGCCCAGatagaggaaagagagaggaagaggctcAAACAGCTCGAGCAGCAG CGAGCAATTGAAGCCCAGGTGGAGGAGCGCcggcagcagagggagagagagcagatgaggaggagagaggaggaggacagggatGCAAGGAGGGTGGCTGCGGAGAGGGAGATGCTACAGAGACAGTACAAGTTGGAGAGTCAGAAGGTCAGAGATACT GAGCCACCGAGTCAGCAGGCTGAGGAGCCAAAGAAAGTTCACAATCAGATGCTGGAACCCAACA ttCCCAGTCATTTGGAGCAGAGTGTTAGCAGTTCACTGCCCCCATACAGAGACACTGCTGTACAGACAG ATGCTCCTTCTGTCCCAGTCACAGACGCACAGAGGGTTCAGACTCCTGACGTCTCTGCACAGTACCAGGCACCTGTTACTCCTCCAAACAGCAGGAACCCTGCAGTGAGGACAGGCAAGGAGAACATCTGTTTGccagaagaaggaggaggaggaggggaccCATATGAAGCATTTGCACGGACAGAGAGGAACAAGAGGGACAAGAGGAGGCCAGAGTGGAACACACAGAA GCCCAGCCGTCGCTTCGTTCCCGCCTCGGAGCGTTACCCAGCTGCTCTGCAGAGGAACAGACAGGAGAGTCGACTGAAGAGGCAGGCCGAGCTCCTTGCCCTGCAGGAGAGGACGTGTCTGTCCAGGACAGAACCTCCTCCTCAGCACCAGGATCCTCGTCTCTGCTCCAACTTCACGAAGGCTGGAGCTGGACTTAACAAG gaGGAGACTGTTTCCAGAGGACAGAACATCTCTACTGTCATCAATAATGAAAG ACACAGGATGCAGAGTCGGCAGGCCCCCAACCCTCTTCCTCCACTGGTCCAGGAGTTTGTTCCTTACATCCGAACTGATGAAATCATCCTGGACCCACTGGAGTCTGCTGATAATcccccaccacacacatacacag ATGCTGCTCCTCTGAGCTCAGCGTCTCCTCCTGCCTCCTCACACCGGGGCTCTCTCCTCCAGCCTGAGCAGCtttgtaagacacacacacagcggcagCAGGAGATCCTCAGAGGCCTGGCTCAGCTACGACAG ggtTTATTACAAAAGCAGAGAGAGTTGGAGACGGACCTGAACCCTCTATTGAAGCGCCATGACAACAAGCTCTAA
- the ccdc66 gene encoding coiled-coil domain-containing protein 66 isoform X3, giving the protein MNLGDGLLFEFENGKPKLIVLSHGVEKNPAKQLLFRPRAANNILSSRQLSSCLEEVQGVERPTQQQLGRCKEARSKTVGTAASSLSNTSTTNERSTPLTSSKTHGHHNGAGIKAVTKVNSHRHKQGSTVGSLRASGKTAKPQNGGARAGGKGHKDKLAGGDAGQKDSVVVLTNEQLQQILNTVQTSSTGQPPPEEHNMQGSGSGDRKQCSQSGTSLNEGGGGGGGEMKEEDRGGGKVLNRLEGDGGVINTTGTSQDKDNRLSGCFFSWLEGRQSDSRLATDTKKAQWRRELDEQVALKQQQQQQRFIPDRPQTGEDRESVLSHHSSTKHREQPAAIRSSLKLGDITPVEEVMSVDRREEQRRCWLEELDRQREETAERRRREKLLQSQTEDHDLWTTHFDSLQRRPPVHTTAPPSAPPPAPSIGSERGEWEPSSSLSLVWDATSSCGAESVDLTNRFPSRASYLRTMTALLDPAQIEERERKRLKQLEQQRAIEAQVEERRQQREREQMRRREEEDRDARRVAAEREMLQRQYKLESQKEPPSQQAEEPKKVHNQMLEPNIPSHLEQSVSSSLPPYRDTAVQTDAPSVPVTDAQRVQTPDVSAQYQAPVTPPNSRNPAVRTGKENICLPEEGGGGGDPYEAFARTERNKRDKRRPEWNTQKPSRRFVPASERYPAALQRNRQESRLKRQAELLALQERTCLSRTEPPPQHQDPRLCSNFTKAGAGLNKEETVSRGQNISTVINNERHRMQSRQAPNPLPPLVQEFVPYIRTDEIILDPLESADNPPPHTYTDAAPLSSASPPASSHRGSLLQPEQLCKTHTQRQQEILRGLAQLRQGLLQKQRELETDLNPLLKRHDNKL; this is encoded by the exons ATGAATCTCGG AGACGGCCTgttgtttgaatttgaaaatggaAAACCCAAGTTGATTGTCCTCAGTCATG GTGTTGAAAAGAATCCAGCAAAG CAGCTGCTCTTCAGGCCCAGAGCAGCTAATAACATCCTGAGCTCCAGGCAGCTCTCTTCTTGTCTGGAGGAGGTGCAGGGAGTGGAGCGTCCAACCCAGCAGCAGCTTGGGAGATGCAAAGAGGCCAGGAGCAAGACAGTAGGGACAGCGGCCTCCTCTTTGTCCAACACCAGCACCACTAATGAGAGGAGCACTCCTTTGACATCATCCAAGACACATGGACATCACAATGGGGCTGGCATCAAAGCAGTGACCAAG gtgaactcacacagacacaaacaaggcTCCACGGTTGGATCCTTGAGGGCCAGCGGGAAAACAGCAAAGCCTCAGAACGGTGGGGCGCGAGCTGGTGGAAAGGGACATAAGGATAAACTGGCTGGTGGGGATGCAGGACAGAAGGACAGTGTGGTGGTTCTGACAAATGAGCAACTACAGCAGATCCTCAACACCGTCCAGACGTCAAGCACTGGCCAACCACCACCAGAGGAGCACAACATGCAGGGTAGTGGCAGTGGTGATCGCAAACAGT GCTCACAATCTGGCACCTCACTGAatgaagggggaggaggaggaggaggggagatgaaggaggaagacagaggaggagggaaagtaCTGAACAGGTTAGAAGGTGATGGAGGAGTAATTAATACAACTGGAACATCTCAGGACAAAGACAACAG GTTGTCTGGGTGTTTCTTCAGCTGGCTGGAGGGGCGACAATCAGACAGCAGATTAGCCACTGATACCAAGAAAGCTCAGTGGAGGAGAGAACTTG ATGAGCAGGTCGcactgaaacagcagcagcagcagcagcgtttcaTTCCTGACAGACCTCAG ACTGGGGAAGACAGAGAAAGTGTGTTATCGCATCACAGCTCCaccaaacacagagaacagCCTGCAGCCATCAGATCCAGCCTCAAACTCGGG GACATCACACCAGTGGAGGAAGTGATGAGTGTTGACAGGAGAGAGGAGCAAAGGAGATGTTGGCTTGAGGagctggacagacagagagaggaaacgGCTGAACGCAGGAGACGAGAGAAACTGCTCCAGAGCCAG acagAAGACCATGACCTCTGGACTACACACTTTGACTCGCTGCAGAGGCGGCCTCCTGTCCACACCACAGctcctccatcagctccacctccagctccatcCATTGGATCTGAGCGAGGGGAGTGGGAGCCTTCATCCAGCCTGTCCTTAGTCTGGGACGCCACAAGCAGCTGTGGAGCAGAGAGTGTGGATCTGACCAACAGGTTCCCGAGTAGAGCCAG ctACCTGAGGACCATGACTGCCCTTTTGGACCCCGCCCAGatagaggaaagagagaggaagaggctcAAACAGCTCGAGCAGCAG CGAGCAATTGAAGCCCAGGTGGAGGAGCGCcggcagcagagggagagagagcagatgaggaggagagaggaggaggacagggatGCAAGGAGGGTGGCTGCGGAGAGGGAGATGCTACAGAGACAGTACAAGTTGGAGAGTCAGAAG GAGCCACCGAGTCAGCAGGCTGAGGAGCCAAAGAAAGTTCACAATCAGATGCTGGAACCCAACA ttCCCAGTCATTTGGAGCAGAGTGTTAGCAGTTCACTGCCCCCATACAGAGACACTGCTGTACAGACAG ATGCTCCTTCTGTCCCAGTCACAGACGCACAGAGGGTTCAGACTCCTGACGTCTCTGCACAGTACCAGGCACCTGTTACTCCTCCAAACAGCAGGAACCCTGCAGTGAGGACAGGCAAGGAGAACATCTGTTTGccagaagaaggaggaggaggaggggaccCATATGAAGCATTTGCACGGACAGAGAGGAACAAGAGGGACAAGAGGAGGCCAGAGTGGAACACACAGAA GCCCAGCCGTCGCTTCGTTCCCGCCTCGGAGCGTTACCCAGCTGCTCTGCAGAGGAACAGACAGGAGAGTCGACTGAAGAGGCAGGCCGAGCTCCTTGCCCTGCAGGAGAGGACGTGTCTGTCCAGGACAGAACCTCCTCCTCAGCACCAGGATCCTCGTCTCTGCTCCAACTTCACGAAGGCTGGAGCTGGACTTAACAAG gaGGAGACTGTTTCCAGAGGACAGAACATCTCTACTGTCATCAATAATGAAAG ACACAGGATGCAGAGTCGGCAGGCCCCCAACCCTCTTCCTCCACTGGTCCAGGAGTTTGTTCCTTACATCCGAACTGATGAAATCATCCTGGACCCACTGGAGTCTGCTGATAATcccccaccacacacatacacag ATGCTGCTCCTCTGAGCTCAGCGTCTCCTCCTGCCTCCTCACACCGGGGCTCTCTCCTCCAGCCTGAGCAGCtttgtaagacacacacacagcggcagCAGGAGATCCTCAGAGGCCTGGCTCAGCTACGACAG ggtTTATTACAAAAGCAGAGAGAGTTGGAGACGGACCTGAACCCTCTATTGAAGCGCCATGACAACAAGCTCTAA
- the ccdc66 gene encoding coiled-coil domain-containing protein 66 isoform X4 produces MNLGDGLLFEFENGKPKLIVLSHGVEKNPAKQLLFRPRAANNILSSRQLSSCLEEVQGVERPTQQQLGRCKEARSKTVGTAASSLSNTSTTNERSTPLTSSKTHGHHNGAGIKAVTKVNSHRHKQGSTVGSLRASGKTAKPQNGGARAGGKGHKDKLAGGDAGQKDSVVVLTNEQLQQILNTVQTSSTGQPPPEEHNMQGSQSGTSLNEGGGGGGGEMKEEDRGGGKVLNRLEGDGGVINTTGTSQDKDNRLSGCFFSWLEGRQSDSRLATDTKKAQWRRELDEQVALKQQQQQQRFIPDRPQTGEDRESVLSHHSSTKHREQPAAIRSSLKLGDITPVEEVMSVDRREEQRRCWLEELDRQREETAERRRREKLLQSQTEDHDLWTTHFDSLQRRPPVHTTAPPSAPPPAPSIGSERGEWEPSSSLSLVWDATSSCGAESVDLTNRFPSRASYLRTMTALLDPAQIEERERKRLKQLEQQRAIEAQVEERRQQREREQMRRREEEDRDARRVAAEREMLQRQYKLESQKVRDTEPPSQQAEEPKKVHNQMLEPNIPSHLEQSVSSSLPPYRDTAVQTDAPSVPVTDAQRVQTPDVSAQYQAPVTPPNSRNPAVRTGKENICLPEEGGGGGDPYEAFARTERNKRDKRRPEWNTQKPSRRFVPASERYPAALQRNRQESRLKRQAELLALQERTCLSRTEPPPQHQDPRLCSNFTKAGAGLNKEETVSRGQNISTVINNERHRMQSRQAPNPLPPLVQEFVPYIRTDEIILDPLESADNPPPHTYTDAAPLSSASPPASSHRGSLLQPEQLCKTHTQRQQEILRGLAQLRQGLLQKQRELETDLNPLLKRHDNKL; encoded by the exons ATGAATCTCGG AGACGGCCTgttgtttgaatttgaaaatggaAAACCCAAGTTGATTGTCCTCAGTCATG GTGTTGAAAAGAATCCAGCAAAG CAGCTGCTCTTCAGGCCCAGAGCAGCTAATAACATCCTGAGCTCCAGGCAGCTCTCTTCTTGTCTGGAGGAGGTGCAGGGAGTGGAGCGTCCAACCCAGCAGCAGCTTGGGAGATGCAAAGAGGCCAGGAGCAAGACAGTAGGGACAGCGGCCTCCTCTTTGTCCAACACCAGCACCACTAATGAGAGGAGCACTCCTTTGACATCATCCAAGACACATGGACATCACAATGGGGCTGGCATCAAAGCAGTGACCAAG gtgaactcacacagacacaaacaaggcTCCACGGTTGGATCCTTGAGGGCCAGCGGGAAAACAGCAAAGCCTCAGAACGGTGGGGCGCGAGCTGGTGGAAAGGGACATAAGGATAAACTGGCTGGTGGGGATGCAGGACAGAAGGACAGTGTGGTGGTTCTGACAAATGAGCAACTACAGCAGATCCTCAACACCGTCCAGACGTCAAGCACTGGCCAACCACCACCAGAGGAGCACAACATGCAGG GCTCACAATCTGGCACCTCACTGAatgaagggggaggaggaggaggaggggagatgaaggaggaagacagaggaggagggaaagtaCTGAACAGGTTAGAAGGTGATGGAGGAGTAATTAATACAACTGGAACATCTCAGGACAAAGACAACAG GTTGTCTGGGTGTTTCTTCAGCTGGCTGGAGGGGCGACAATCAGACAGCAGATTAGCCACTGATACCAAGAAAGCTCAGTGGAGGAGAGAACTTG ATGAGCAGGTCGcactgaaacagcagcagcagcagcagcgtttcaTTCCTGACAGACCTCAG ACTGGGGAAGACAGAGAAAGTGTGTTATCGCATCACAGCTCCaccaaacacagagaacagCCTGCAGCCATCAGATCCAGCCTCAAACTCGGG GACATCACACCAGTGGAGGAAGTGATGAGTGTTGACAGGAGAGAGGAGCAAAGGAGATGTTGGCTTGAGGagctggacagacagagagaggaaacgGCTGAACGCAGGAGACGAGAGAAACTGCTCCAGAGCCAG acagAAGACCATGACCTCTGGACTACACACTTTGACTCGCTGCAGAGGCGGCCTCCTGTCCACACCACAGctcctccatcagctccacctccagctccatcCATTGGATCTGAGCGAGGGGAGTGGGAGCCTTCATCCAGCCTGTCCTTAGTCTGGGACGCCACAAGCAGCTGTGGAGCAGAGAGTGTGGATCTGACCAACAGGTTCCCGAGTAGAGCCAG ctACCTGAGGACCATGACTGCCCTTTTGGACCCCGCCCAGatagaggaaagagagaggaagaggctcAAACAGCTCGAGCAGCAG CGAGCAATTGAAGCCCAGGTGGAGGAGCGCcggcagcagagggagagagagcagatgaggaggagagaggaggaggacagggatGCAAGGAGGGTGGCTGCGGAGAGGGAGATGCTACAGAGACAGTACAAGTTGGAGAGTCAGAAGGTCAGAGATACT GAGCCACCGAGTCAGCAGGCTGAGGAGCCAAAGAAAGTTCACAATCAGATGCTGGAACCCAACA ttCCCAGTCATTTGGAGCAGAGTGTTAGCAGTTCACTGCCCCCATACAGAGACACTGCTGTACAGACAG ATGCTCCTTCTGTCCCAGTCACAGACGCACAGAGGGTTCAGACTCCTGACGTCTCTGCACAGTACCAGGCACCTGTTACTCCTCCAAACAGCAGGAACCCTGCAGTGAGGACAGGCAAGGAGAACATCTGTTTGccagaagaaggaggaggaggaggggaccCATATGAAGCATTTGCACGGACAGAGAGGAACAAGAGGGACAAGAGGAGGCCAGAGTGGAACACACAGAA GCCCAGCCGTCGCTTCGTTCCCGCCTCGGAGCGTTACCCAGCTGCTCTGCAGAGGAACAGACAGGAGAGTCGACTGAAGAGGCAGGCCGAGCTCCTTGCCCTGCAGGAGAGGACGTGTCTGTCCAGGACAGAACCTCCTCCTCAGCACCAGGATCCTCGTCTCTGCTCCAACTTCACGAAGGCTGGAGCTGGACTTAACAAG gaGGAGACTGTTTCCAGAGGACAGAACATCTCTACTGTCATCAATAATGAAAG ACACAGGATGCAGAGTCGGCAGGCCCCCAACCCTCTTCCTCCACTGGTCCAGGAGTTTGTTCCTTACATCCGAACTGATGAAATCATCCTGGACCCACTGGAGTCTGCTGATAATcccccaccacacacatacacag ATGCTGCTCCTCTGAGCTCAGCGTCTCCTCCTGCCTCCTCACACCGGGGCTCTCTCCTCCAGCCTGAGCAGCtttgtaagacacacacacagcggcagCAGGAGATCCTCAGAGGCCTGGCTCAGCTACGACAG ggtTTATTACAAAAGCAGAGAGAGTTGGAGACGGACCTGAACCCTCTATTGAAGCGCCATGACAACAAGCTCTAA